From a region of the Vibrio ostreae genome:
- a CDS encoding ABC transporter substrate-binding protein, translated as MKTLLHRSAMITGATLLATTLAMPAFAEQANIQSLIDAAKKEGAVYSVGMPDSWANWKGTWQDLSQHYGLKHQDTDMSSAQEIAKFAAEKSNATADIGDVGFAFARVAVQKGVTQAYKPTTWSDIPNWAKDKDGHWALAYTGTIAFISNNNLVKDAPKSWNDLLTGNYKVTVGDVGVAAQANNAVLAAAFANGGNESNLEPALNFFAKLAKQGRLSFTDPSLANLEKGEVEVAIMWDFNALNYRDQIDRSRFTVTIPQDGSVISGYTTIINKYAANPNAAKLAREYIFSDQGQINLAEGYARPIRSNITLPQSVQDKLLPNSAYQNVHPVTDFNAWEKSARKLPRQWQENVLIHQQ; from the coding sequence ATGAAAACGTTACTGCACCGCTCGGCCATGATCACCGGCGCCACTTTACTTGCCACCACACTTGCCATGCCTGCTTTCGCTGAACAGGCCAACATCCAATCGTTAATCGATGCCGCCAAGAAAGAAGGCGCGGTCTACAGCGTCGGCATGCCCGACAGCTGGGCAAACTGGAAAGGCACCTGGCAGGATCTGAGCCAGCATTACGGCCTCAAACATCAGGATACCGACATGAGCTCGGCACAGGAAATCGCTAAGTTTGCCGCGGAGAAAAGTAACGCCACCGCAGATATCGGCGATGTCGGTTTTGCTTTTGCGCGCGTGGCCGTGCAAAAAGGCGTGACCCAGGCGTACAAACCGACCACCTGGAGCGATATTCCGAACTGGGCCAAAGATAAAGACGGTCACTGGGCGCTGGCCTATACCGGCACTATTGCGTTTATCAGCAACAATAACCTGGTCAAAGACGCACCAAAATCATGGAACGACCTGCTAACTGGTAACTACAAAGTGACCGTCGGTGATGTTGGTGTGGCTGCTCAGGCCAATAACGCGGTGCTGGCGGCGGCTTTTGCCAACGGCGGAAACGAAAGTAACCTCGAACCGGCACTGAACTTCTTTGCCAAGCTGGCCAAGCAAGGCCGCCTGTCCTTTACCGACCCAAGCCTGGCCAACCTGGAAAAAGGCGAAGTGGAAGTGGCCATCATGTGGGATTTCAACGCCCTCAACTATCGCGACCAGATTGACCGCAGCCGCTTTACTGTCACGATTCCGCAAGACGGCTCGGTGATTTCCGGTTACACCACCATCATCAATAAATACGCGGCTAATCCAAACGCCGCGAAACTGGCACGCGAATACATTTTCAGCGACCAGGGTCAAATCAATCTGGCCGAAGGCTATGCCCGCCCGATCCGCAGCAACATTACCCTGCCGCAATCAGTGCAGGATAAACTGTTGCCTAACTCGGCCTATCAGAATGTTCATCCGGTCACGGACTTCAACGCATGGGAAAAATCCGCACGTAAACTGCCACGTCAATGGCAGGAAAATGTGCTTATCCACCAGCAGTAA
- a CDS encoding Lrp/AsnC family transcriptional regulator: MDRFDDRILRELQRDGRISNVELSERVGLSPSATLRRVQELERKKIIKGYRAVLDKTQLEVGFIAYVSIGLNSHTKQSQLSFEEHVSEAREVVECHNITGMNEYLLRVETKDLSAYKRFHADVLGECLQVQSITTMVVMDSPKDERE; the protein is encoded by the coding sequence ATGGATAGGTTTGATGACAGAATATTGCGTGAACTACAGCGAGACGGCAGGATCTCCAATGTTGAGCTCTCCGAGCGGGTCGGTTTGTCACCCTCAGCGACTCTGAGGCGGGTCCAGGAGCTGGAGCGCAAGAAAATCATTAAAGGTTATCGCGCTGTGCTGGATAAGACCCAGCTTGAGGTCGGCTTTATCGCTTATGTGTCGATTGGCTTGAACAGCCATACCAAACAATCGCAGCTTAGTTTTGAAGAGCACGTTAGTGAGGCCAGAGAAGTGGTGGAATGCCATAACATTACCGGCATGAACGAATATTTACTGCGGGTCGAAACCAAAGACTTAAGTGCTTATAAACGTTTTCACGCCGATGTGTTAGGAGAGTGTTTACAAGTGCAATCGATTACAACTATGGTGGTCATGGATTCGCCAAAAGATGAGCGTGAGTAA
- a CDS encoding glutathione S-transferase family protein, which yields MITLHHLNQSRSKRIIWLLEELGVEYRVVPYLRDKATFLAPPELKSIHPLGKSPVIEIDGRVMAESGAITEYLIERYAPQQLAPAKDSDEYIDYLQWLHFAESSGMLPLLLKLFIGMESAQTEFLEKYANGEAAKVLGYVDAQLAGKQYLVAGKLTGADIMMSFIAEAVYMSGMQEHFPNIKAYLAHLSTLPGYQKANQTEAELSA from the coding sequence ATGATAACCCTGCACCACCTCAATCAGTCACGTTCCAAGCGCATTATCTGGCTACTGGAAGAACTCGGCGTAGAGTACCGCGTCGTCCCTTATCTGCGTGACAAAGCGACTTTCCTCGCCCCGCCGGAACTGAAAAGCATTCATCCGCTGGGTAAATCACCAGTGATTGAAATCGACGGACGAGTGATGGCAGAGTCCGGTGCCATTACCGAGTATCTGATCGAACGTTATGCACCGCAGCAACTGGCTCCGGCTAAAGACAGTGACGAATACATTGATTATCTGCAGTGGCTGCACTTTGCCGAAAGCTCAGGCATGCTGCCTTTACTGCTCAAGCTGTTCATTGGCATGGAGAGTGCGCAAACCGAATTTCTGGAAAAATACGCCAATGGCGAAGCGGCCAAAGTACTAGGCTATGTGGATGCCCAACTGGCAGGAAAACAGTATCTGGTGGCCGGCAAACTGACCGGGGCTGATATCATGATGTCCTTTATCGCCGAAGCGGTGTACATGAGCGGTATGCAGGAACACTTCCCCAATATCAAAGCGTATCTGGCTCATCTGTCGACCCTGCCGGGCTACCAGAAAGCCAATCAGACTGAAGCCGAGCTGAGCGCCTGA
- a CDS encoding NADP-dependent oxidoreductase — MTQATNQRIVLASRPVGAPTADNFRTESLPVAMPGEGEVLLRTIYLSLDPYMRGRMSDAKSYADPVAVDEVMVGGTVCQVEVSNHADYEVGEWVLAYTGWQQYAVSNGEGLLKLGKHPSHPSYALGIMGMPGFTAYMGLLDIGQPKAGETIVVAAATGPVGATVGQIGKLKGCRVVGVAGGAEKCRHAVEVLGFDACIDHKADDFAAQLSAAVPQGIDVYFENVGGKVFDAVLPLLNSKARVPLCGMVSMYNNTSLPDGPDRMSSLMVQLLVKRIKMQGFIIFDDYGHRYNEFAADMTQWLAQGKMQYTEQMVLGLENAADAFIGLLEGKNFGKLVIEVNSPL, encoded by the coding sequence ATGACTCAAGCAACAAACCAACGCATCGTACTCGCTTCACGCCCGGTCGGCGCACCAACGGCCGACAATTTCCGTACTGAGAGCCTGCCGGTCGCAATGCCTGGCGAAGGTGAAGTGCTGCTGCGCACCATTTACCTGTCTCTTGACCCGTACATGCGTGGCCGCATGAGTGACGCCAAGTCCTACGCCGATCCGGTTGCAGTGGATGAGGTAATGGTAGGTGGTACCGTGTGCCAGGTTGAAGTCTCTAATCATGCAGACTATGAAGTCGGTGAATGGGTACTGGCTTACACGGGCTGGCAGCAATACGCCGTCTCCAATGGTGAAGGCCTGCTGAAACTTGGCAAACACCCCTCCCATCCGTCTTATGCACTGGGCATCATGGGCATGCCGGGTTTCACCGCCTACATGGGTCTGCTGGACATCGGTCAGCCAAAAGCAGGTGAAACCATCGTAGTAGCCGCTGCTACCGGCCCGGTCGGCGCAACCGTGGGCCAGATTGGCAAACTAAAAGGTTGTCGTGTGGTGGGTGTCGCTGGCGGCGCAGAAAAATGTCGTCATGCGGTGGAAGTGCTGGGGTTTGATGCCTGTATCGACCACAAAGCCGACGATTTTGCCGCGCAGCTGAGCGCTGCGGTGCCGCAAGGCATTGATGTCTACTTTGAAAACGTCGGCGGTAAGGTATTTGACGCCGTATTACCCCTGCTGAATTCTAAAGCTCGTGTACCGCTTTGTGGCATGGTATCGATGTATAACAACACTTCACTGCCGGATGGTCCGGATCGCATGTCAAGCCTGATGGTGCAACTGCTCGTCAAACGTATCAAGATGCAAGGCTTTATTATTTTTGATGATTACGGACACCGCTACAATGAGTTTGCGGCCGACATGACCCAATGGCTGGCACAAGGCAAAATGCAGTACACCGAGCAAATGGTGCTAGGACTAGAGAATGCCGCAGATGCTTTCATCGGCCTGCTGGAAGGTAAAAACTTTGGCAAACTGGTGATTGAAGTGAACTCTCCGTTATAA
- the dmeF gene encoding CDF family Co(II)/Ni(II) efflux transporter DmeF, producing MQSPNCPQVQTFSYANRQGEKNTIYVLLLTLVTMVAEIVAGTIYGSMALLADGWHMGTHAAAFCITLFTLRYARKHQGTRQFTFGTGKVGVLGGYTSAIGLGLVAIIMLGESVHRLFNPLSIQFNEAILVAVVGLLVNVASMFLLQDHHGHHHAHDHDHDHDHDHDHDHDHDHAHSHGHEHQHDHNLTAAYMHVLADALTSLLAIAALIVGKYLGWVWLDPIMGMVGALVITKWALGLMKQTAPILLDAHIGADYEQRILERLDDDGVNVMDMHMWKVSANHYAATIRLKTDSDKDAEYFRQQLKDFDKLHHLTLEVNAK from the coding sequence ATGCAATCACCAAACTGCCCACAGGTACAAACCTTTTCATACGCTAACCGGCAAGGTGAGAAGAACACCATTTATGTGTTGTTACTTACCCTGGTGACTATGGTGGCCGAGATTGTCGCCGGGACCATTTATGGCTCGATGGCACTGCTGGCGGATGGCTGGCATATGGGCACGCATGCCGCCGCTTTTTGTATCACCTTGTTTACTTTGCGTTACGCGCGTAAGCATCAGGGCACACGCCAATTTACTTTCGGTACCGGTAAAGTCGGTGTGCTGGGCGGCTATACCAGCGCGATTGGATTGGGACTGGTCGCAATCATTATGCTCGGTGAATCGGTGCACCGTTTGTTTAATCCGCTCTCGATCCAGTTCAATGAAGCGATTCTGGTGGCAGTTGTCGGGCTGTTAGTTAATGTGGCCAGCATGTTTCTGTTGCAAGATCACCATGGTCATCATCATGCTCACGACCACGACCACGACCACGACCACGACCACGACCACGACCACGACCACGACCATGCTCATTCTCATGGGCATGAGCACCAGCATGATCACAACCTGACGGCTGCCTACATGCATGTGCTGGCGGACGCGTTGACTTCGCTGCTGGCGATAGCGGCATTGATCGTTGGTAAATATCTCGGCTGGGTATGGCTGGACCCGATTATGGGCATGGTCGGCGCGCTGGTGATCACCAAGTGGGCGCTGGGACTGATGAAACAGACCGCGCCTATTTTGCTTGATGCCCATATTGGTGCGGATTATGAGCAGCGGATATTGGAGCGCCTGGATGATGATGGAGTCAATGTCATGGATATGCATATGTGGAAAGTGAGCGCCAACCACTATGCGGCCACGATTCGCCTTAAAACTGACAGTGATAAAGATGCGGAGTACTTTAGACAGCAACTGAAAGACTTTGATAAACTGCACCACCTCACCTTAGAGGTCAATGCCAAGTAA
- a CDS encoding UTRA domain-containing protein, giving the protein MKRQTSTQLGSIKSTLRDQICSGVMNQRQKLPSERELSELFETTRITIKDALVSLETEGLIYREERRGWFVSPERVRYNPLSRCHFHQMIAEQNRIAETRVLNVRSVLATQEYARALQITRMTPVHIIERLRFIDGRAVLFVENCLIAGLFADILAENLAGSLTGLYARKYGYCTQRSRFDVVPTAAPLHVARALNLAAGQPVLKICRVNYNQHGQIMDCEFEYWRPDSVVITIDSCSD; this is encoded by the coding sequence ATGAAGCGACAGACGAGCACGCAGTTGGGGTCGATTAAATCGACGTTGCGTGATCAGATTTGCTCGGGAGTGATGAACCAGCGTCAGAAGCTGCCGTCAGAGCGCGAGCTGAGTGAGCTGTTTGAAACCACCCGCATTACAATTAAAGATGCGTTGGTGTCACTGGAAACCGAAGGGCTGATTTACCGCGAAGAGCGGCGCGGCTGGTTTGTGTCGCCGGAGCGGGTGCGTTACAACCCACTGTCACGTTGCCACTTTCATCAGATGATTGCTGAGCAGAACCGGATTGCGGAAACCCGGGTGCTGAATGTACGCAGTGTGCTGGCGACTCAGGAGTATGCGCGTGCGCTGCAGATCACCCGGATGACTCCGGTACATATCATTGAACGGCTGCGCTTTATTGATGGGCGCGCTGTGTTATTTGTCGAGAACTGTCTGATCGCCGGTCTGTTTGCGGATATTTTAGCTGAAAATCTGGCCGGTTCACTGACCGGATTGTACGCACGTAAATACGGCTATTGCACTCAACGCTCGCGCTTTGATGTGGTGCCGACCGCCGCGCCGCTGCATGTGGCCAGGGCGCTCAATCTGGCCGCCGGTCAGCCGGTGCTGAAAATCTGCCGGGTGAACTACAATCAGCATGGCCAGATCATGGATTGTGAGTTTGAATACTGGCGGCCAGATTCGGTGGTCATCACCATCGACAGTTGCAGCGACTGA
- a CDS encoding SulP family inorganic anion transporter — protein sequence MPGFYQLKQYQRVWLKDDVRAALSVVAVALPVAIAYAQLTGVSAIVGLYSCVVPMLVYALFGTSRQLIVGPDAATCAVIAAVVTPLAGGDATKHWQLVMTMTAMTGIWCIVASKFKLGILADFLSRPILLGLINGVALTIIVGQLSKVAGVNYQARYLLERLLEAPQRALDVHWQTVLVSVLTVVVYFVSKRLRPAWPAAMLAIIAAGGLVWVTQLDASGVSVVGAIEGGLPVFQAPAFDIGISRELVVPALNLAMVSFVSMMLTARSFAAKNGYDIDADKEFRALGIANIACAFSQGFAISGADSRTAVNDANGGKSQLVSVIAAVLIGIIALFVYRPLQYIPTAALGVVLIIASMSLIDLKGLWTLRKRDKDAFYLAGITFIAVLVVGVIPGITLAVLLGLFQFLRVVMRPSDQRLGLDKDGIIRTIDGSGKATAIPGLVLYRFNSPLTYFNAPYFKRRVLEVVEGNDTEVTCVVIDAVASFTHLDLSVMAMLSDVQTMLKKRGIRLILAGRKRSMRQWCELSGVPVGDGGMVLRADMYLAIKLSGCYIQAVEEGQIPEVQKEAPVDALPKAVPEVA from the coding sequence ATGCCGGGGTTTTATCAGTTAAAACAGTATCAACGTGTCTGGTTAAAGGACGACGTGCGCGCTGCCTTGTCGGTGGTCGCGGTTGCTCTGCCGGTGGCCATTGCGTATGCCCAGCTGACCGGCGTGTCAGCGATTGTCGGTTTGTACTCCTGCGTAGTGCCGATGCTGGTATATGCTCTGTTTGGTACGTCACGTCAGCTGATTGTCGGGCCGGATGCCGCAACGTGTGCGGTGATTGCCGCGGTAGTGACACCGCTGGCAGGCGGCGATGCGACCAAGCACTGGCAACTGGTGATGACCATGACTGCCATGACCGGTATCTGGTGCATTGTGGCGAGCAAATTCAAGCTCGGTATTCTGGCGGACTTCCTGTCGCGGCCGATTCTGCTTGGCCTGATTAATGGTGTGGCCCTGACGATTATTGTCGGTCAACTGAGTAAAGTGGCCGGGGTCAATTATCAGGCGCGCTATCTGCTGGAGCGGTTGCTTGAAGCGCCGCAACGGGCGCTCGATGTGCATTGGCAAACGGTGCTGGTCAGCGTGTTAACGGTAGTGGTCTATTTTGTTTCGAAACGGCTGCGTCCGGCCTGGCCGGCAGCAATGCTGGCGATCATAGCCGCGGGCGGTTTGGTGTGGGTGACCCAGCTTGACGCCAGCGGCGTCAGCGTTGTCGGCGCGATTGAAGGTGGTTTACCGGTGTTTCAGGCTCCGGCATTCGATATTGGGATCAGCCGTGAGCTGGTGGTGCCGGCGCTCAACCTGGCTATGGTCAGCTTTGTCAGTATGATGCTGACAGCGCGCAGTTTCGCTGCCAAAAACGGCTACGATATTGATGCCGATAAAGAATTCCGAGCGCTGGGCATTGCCAATATTGCGTGTGCCTTTTCGCAGGGCTTTGCCATCAGCGGGGCCGATTCACGCACCGCTGTGAACGATGCCAACGGCGGTAAATCGCAGCTGGTGTCGGTGATCGCGGCAGTGCTGATCGGCATCATTGCGCTGTTTGTCTATCGGCCGCTGCAATATATTCCTACTGCGGCGCTCGGTGTGGTGCTGATCATCGCTTCGATGTCGCTCATCGATCTGAAAGGATTATGGACGTTACGTAAACGCGACAAAGATGCATTCTATCTGGCCGGTATCACCTTTATCGCGGTGCTGGTGGTCGGCGTGATTCCCGGCATTACCCTTGCGGTACTGCTGGGGCTGTTTCAGTTCTTACGTGTGGTGATGCGCCCGAGTGATCAGCGGCTCGGGCTGGATAAAGACGGCATCATTCGTACCATCGACGGCAGCGGCAAAGCGACCGCGATCCCGGGCCTGGTGCTGTATCGGTTTAATTCGCCGCTGACCTATTTTAATGCGCCGTATTTCAAACGCCGGGTGCTGGAGGTTGTTGAAGGTAACGACACGGAAGTAACCTGTGTGGTTATAGATGCAGTGGCGAGCTTTACCCATCTGGACCTGAGTGTGATGGCGATGCTCAGTGATGTGCAGACCATGCTGAAAAAACGCGGTATCCGGCTGATCCTGGCCGGACGCAAGCGCAGTATGCGCCAATGGTGTGAGTTGAGCGGGGTGCCGGTTGGCGATGGTGGTATGGTGCTGCGCGCTGATATGTATCTGGCGATTAAACTCAGTGGCTGTTATATCCAGGCGGTTGAGGAAGGACAAATTCCTGAAGTGCAAAAAGAAGCGCCGGTCGATGCGCTGCCCAAGGCGGTGCCGGAGGTGGCCTGA
- a CDS encoding TetR/AcrR family transcriptional regulator produces the protein MNTKTQDTRQHILEVGYELVVNKGFTGVGLSELLRSADVPKGSFYHYFKSKEQFGEALIIAYFDHYQSRLDTLFIDNEESRYEQLMRYWYYWTEYNSQRCNASRCLVVKLAGEVSDLSEPMRQALLKGTRQLIDRLARCIEQGIARGELQVNDSQSTADLLYNLWIGASLLNKIRQDDVSLQQALRSTEQILQGHAPD, from the coding sequence ATGAACACGAAAACCCAAGATACGCGTCAGCATATTCTCGAAGTCGGTTACGAACTGGTGGTCAATAAAGGCTTTACCGGGGTCGGGCTGTCCGAGTTGCTACGCAGTGCAGACGTGCCCAAAGGCTCGTTTTATCACTACTTCAAATCCAAAGAGCAGTTTGGCGAAGCCCTGATCATTGCCTATTTCGACCATTATCAGTCCCGGCTTGATACCTTGTTTATCGACAACGAGGAATCCCGCTATGAGCAATTAATGCGCTACTGGTACTACTGGACCGAATACAACAGCCAGCGCTGCAACGCATCCCGCTGCCTAGTGGTAAAACTGGCCGGTGAAGTGTCGGACCTCTCCGAACCCATGCGCCAGGCGCTGCTCAAAGGGACACGTCAACTGATCGACCGGCTGGCGCGGTGCATTGAGCAAGGTATCGCGCGTGGTGAACTGCAGGTCAATGACAGCCAGAGCACTGCCGACCTGCTGTATAATTTGTGGATTGGCGCCAGCTTACTCAACAAAATTCGCCAGGATGATGTCAGCCTGCAACAGGCACTGCGCAGTACAGAGCAGATCCTGCAAGGCCATGCGCCTGACTGA
- a CDS encoding MarR family winged helix-turn-helix transcriptional regulator — translation MPHLTELNNLITEFYDKMSSWEMSVVKETGYSLAQIHTLEVLGSHGAMRMKELANRLGITTGTLTVQVEKLVQAGLIERRTIEGDRRSVLVDLTEQGQDVYRQHNALHLTLTQDLTRHFTQEQREQLASMLASMNHEF, via the coding sequence ATGCCACACCTGACTGAACTGAATAATCTGATCACCGAGTTCTATGACAAAATGTCCTCCTGGGAAATGTCGGTGGTGAAAGAGACCGGCTATTCTCTGGCACAGATCCACACGCTGGAAGTGCTGGGCAGTCATGGTGCTATGCGCATGAAAGAGCTGGCTAACCGTCTGGGCATCACCACTGGCACTCTGACGGTGCAGGTTGAAAAGCTGGTTCAGGCCGGATTGATCGAGCGTCGTACGATTGAAGGAGACCGTCGTTCAGTGTTGGTTGATCTGACTGAACAGGGCCAGGATGTGTATCGTCAGCATAATGCGTTGCATTTAACGCTGACCCAGGATCTGACCCGTCATTTTACTCAAGAGCAGCGCGAGCAACTGGCCAGCATGCTGGCCAGTATGAACCACGAATTTTGA
- a CDS encoding LysE family translocator has product MDYSQWGPLVAFAFVSTFTPGPNNIMLMTSGANVGFLRTIPHMLGITVGFSLMVLLVGVGLTGLFQAYPLLQQILHVVCLAYLVYLAIKIARSRPSSSSQQYRPMSFISAILFQWVNPKGWSMALTAVSVYNESASWLQLLLISLVFAMVNIPSVSVWTAAGKQLSSWMTHPKYVRWFNGAMGGLLLASTLPML; this is encoded by the coding sequence ATGGATTACAGTCAATGGGGCCCTTTAGTGGCATTTGCGTTTGTTTCAACTTTTACTCCGGGTCCGAACAACATTATGTTGATGACCTCCGGAGCCAACGTCGGCTTCCTGCGAACGATTCCGCACATGTTAGGAATTACGGTCGGATTTAGCCTGATGGTACTGCTGGTCGGCGTCGGATTAACCGGTCTGTTTCAGGCTTATCCGCTGCTGCAACAGATCCTGCATGTGGTATGTCTGGCGTATCTGGTCTATCTGGCAATTAAGATTGCGCGCAGTCGCCCATCCAGCAGCTCACAGCAGTACCGGCCGATGTCGTTTATCTCGGCGATATTATTTCAGTGGGTTAATCCGAAAGGCTGGTCAATGGCACTGACCGCGGTCAGTGTCTATAACGAGAGTGCCAGTTGGCTGCAACTGCTGTTGATCTCTCTGGTGTTTGCTATGGTCAATATTCCGAGCGTCAGTGTGTGGACAGCAGCCGGTAAACAGCTCAGCAGTTGGATGACACACCCCAAATATGTGCGCTGGTTTAATGGGGCGATGGGAGGGTTACTGCTGGCATCGACCCTTCCGATGTTGTAA
- a CDS encoding ABC transporter permease — protein sequence MSSSTLSQTTTQPAASNPHRSWQRFMPLAWLSPFALFFYLFQLAPMLWVMVNSFQVDEQWSLDNYREIFSSGFILQGFSNSLWLALWSGLAGLATAALLVSSLRRVPGRLRDAVIAFTNMSSNFAGVPLAFAFIIILGTNGALTLLLKQYGLIDDFNLYGQWGLLAIYIYFQIPLAVLLLYPAFDALNDDWQAAAALLGARSWRYWAHIALPVLSPALLGTLIILIANAMGAYASVYALTSGNYNLITIRIASLVSGDLFLEPNLAAAISVLLMALLAAITLINQWLIARSYHATR from the coding sequence ATGAGCAGTTCCACTTTAAGCCAAACGACCACTCAACCTGCCGCAAGCAACCCACACCGCAGCTGGCAGCGCTTTATGCCACTGGCCTGGCTGTCGCCGTTTGCGCTGTTTTTCTATCTGTTTCAGCTCGCTCCTATGCTGTGGGTCATGGTCAACAGCTTTCAGGTGGATGAACAGTGGTCACTGGATAACTATCGCGAAATATTCAGCTCCGGTTTTATCCTGCAAGGCTTTAGCAACAGCCTGTGGCTGGCATTGTGGTCGGGCCTGGCCGGGCTTGCCACTGCGGCTCTGCTGGTCAGTTCGCTGCGCCGTGTTCCAGGGCGACTGCGCGATGCGGTGATTGCCTTTACCAACATGAGCAGTAACTTCGCCGGTGTGCCGCTGGCGTTTGCCTTCATCATCATCCTCGGCACCAATGGCGCGCTGACTCTGCTGCTCAAACAATACGGCCTGATTGATGACTTTAATCTGTATGGTCAGTGGGGCCTGCTGGCGATCTACATCTATTTCCAGATCCCGCTCGCGGTACTGCTGCTCTATCCCGCCTTCGATGCGCTGAACGATGACTGGCAAGCCGCAGCAGCGCTGCTTGGCGCGCGTAGCTGGCGCTACTGGGCGCACATTGCCCTGCCGGTGCTGTCACCAGCTCTGCTCGGCACCCTGATCATTCTGATTGCTAATGCCATGGGCGCGTATGCCAGTGTGTATGCCCTCACCTCCGGTAACTACAACCTGATCACCATCCGCATCGCCAGCCTGGTATCCGGCGATCTGTTTCTCGAGCCGAATCTGGCGGCAGCCATTTCAGTACTGCTGATGGCACTTCTGGCGGCTATTACCCTGATTAACCAATGGCTGATTGCC
- a CDS encoding DMT family transporter encodes MPVSLVTTITMLAFAANSILCRLALQDGAIDAGSFTALRLVSGGVTLIALHTLVVPKSRRVYQWRFSLKAGLALFGYALCFSIAYLQLSAGTGALLLFGTVQLALLIAHCWQGNAVNRLEWLGLAISVAGFIYLMLPSAQQPDLWSAALMILSGLCWAGFTLLGRQSDNPTSAIAQGFWCASLLCVLLAPWLINLNALTTTGILLALASGCIASAAGYILWYQVVRRLTILQASVAQLSVPAIALIAGSVLLDETLTWRLTMISLLILGGIGLVFIARQRAGT; translated from the coding sequence GTGCCAGTGAGCCTTGTCACCACCATCACCATGCTGGCATTTGCTGCCAATTCCATCTTATGCCGCCTGGCACTGCAGGACGGTGCGATTGATGCCGGATCATTTACTGCATTACGATTGGTGTCCGGCGGCGTGACTCTCATCGCTCTGCATACATTGGTCGTTCCCAAAAGCCGGCGCGTCTATCAATGGCGCTTCTCACTCAAAGCCGGACTGGCTCTGTTTGGCTATGCACTGTGCTTCTCGATTGCCTATCTGCAACTGTCTGCGGGAACCGGCGCTCTGTTGCTGTTCGGCACCGTACAATTGGCCTTGCTTATCGCGCACTGCTGGCAGGGCAATGCCGTCAATCGTCTCGAATGGCTGGGCCTGGCGATTTCCGTCGCCGGCTTTATTTACCTGATGCTACCGAGTGCGCAGCAGCCGGATCTCTGGTCTGCCGCGCTGATGATCCTATCCGGATTATGCTGGGCAGGGTTTACCTTACTTGGACGGCAAAGTGACAATCCGACCAGCGCGATTGCGCAGGGGTTCTGGTGTGCCAGCCTGCTGTGCGTGTTGCTGGCTCCGTGGTTAATTAACCTCAATGCCCTCACCACGACTGGCATTCTTCTGGCGCTCGCTTCCGGATGCATCGCCTCTGCCGCCGGTTATATCCTTTGGTATCAGGTGGTGCGCCGCCTGACGATTTTACAAGCCTCCGTGGCGCAATTGTCCGTCCCGGCGATCGCCCTCATCGCCGGCAGTGTGCTACTCGACGAAACCCTCACATGGCGCCTGACCATGATCAGCCTGCTAATTCTGGGCGGGATTGGCCTGGTGTTTATTGCCCGCCAGCGTGCCGGCACCTAG